From one Luteolibacter sp. SL250 genomic stretch:
- a CDS encoding putative quinol monooxygenase, with protein MMTGLKSRAALLGAILASLTSQLPAEELALWVKVSLKPEIHERYIVAVQKNVEETRKEPSSPRFDFYQDTASPGVFHQFEVWKDQAALDDHLKQPYVKASWKVRDEGETAPKEVIKMAPYRATTTAKAPDGDLSGSQNVIVVFQPEEQLKEEFLSEFDKVIEGARKADGNLAFELYRTTDPAGKFVLFERWASPADYAKHLSTPYVAAFYKHFEALVENRVRHFGKDLSVK; from the coding sequence ATGATGACCGGACTGAAGTCACGCGCCGCCCTGCTGGGAGCCATCCTGGCATCCCTGACGTCCCAACTCCCAGCGGAGGAACTCGCCCTGTGGGTCAAGGTTTCCCTGAAGCCGGAGATCCACGAACGCTACATCGTGGCCGTGCAAAAGAACGTGGAGGAGACCCGCAAGGAACCGTCCAGCCCGCGCTTCGACTTCTATCAGGACACCGCATCTCCGGGCGTCTTCCACCAATTCGAAGTCTGGAAGGATCAGGCTGCGCTGGATGACCACCTCAAACAACCCTACGTCAAAGCCTCCTGGAAGGTCCGGGACGAGGGCGAAACCGCCCCGAAGGAAGTCATCAAGATGGCGCCCTACCGCGCGACGACGACCGCCAAAGCCCCTGACGGCGATCTCTCCGGCAGCCAGAATGTGATCGTGGTCTTTCAACCGGAAGAGCAGCTCAAGGAGGAGTTCCTCAGTGAATTCGACAAGGTCATCGAGGGCGCAAGAAAAGCGGACGGGAATCTTGCGTTCGAACTGTACCGCACCACCGATCCTGCGGGAAAGTTCGTTCTGTTCGAACGCTGGGCAAGCCCAGCCGACTACGCGAAGCATCTTTCCACCCCCTACGTCGCCGCATTCTACAAGCACTTCGAAGCCCTAGTTGAGAACCGCGTGCGCCATTTTGGGAAAGATCTCTCGGTGAAGTGA